The Crocosphaera subtropica ATCC 51142 genome includes a window with the following:
- a CDS encoding methyl-accepting chemotaxis protein, with amino-acid sequence MTTHQDFLSPSNNHEIIDLSSEKSFEETNNQTSNKSIRKVTKIIGNSLRSRLLMTVLPTVLVPLGVASLVGFKIIQQKAQSEILSQLQQNLIRSQDEAETFIKDNFTLTDLVAANPLVIDELRSINNDPETQKLSLVPIETLEKSFNETKLLKSNPAINTYLQQLVKTGKIAEVFITNSDGFNVAYSNPTSDFVQRDESWWQTAEKEGISVDDPEYDDSAKAVVVALAEAIKDPNTGDVLGVIKTGVLADRLNERLTDNVSSNLRETEEIQIISSQAGIPLNTVNQQGSDSEVQTIIGGDNLLTFIKEIVSLNNSESTINSEEIKNLEQQYNLFDLTFKTLENSDNKQKTLLAEFKQDGKIFNLSTIPGVDWVAVASINQSEIAMAGQELLIVFAITAIILGGLSVGLIILLARNLSNPLTNLTNKAQQVASGDLNVQAELAGTFEIKTLANSFNDLVLKVKTLLNQQELATEEQREQRENIENAIITLVDEIEGAADGDLTVRASLDSLELSTVADLFNLIIENLKDIATEVKQSTNKVSHSLETNEHSIRKLAEQSIQDVEEIQKTLTSIEQMSQSIEEVTNNAAHAAQSSEEAYQEVQKGSNAMETTVTSILTLKNTVNDTAQKMKHLGESSQRISQVVAIIEEIALKTNLLAINASVEARRAGEQGQGFTVVAEQVGALAEQSSNATKEIGQIIAAIQRETQEVATQMETGTTQVVDASRLVETTQAYLTKASQKSQEINQLMQSISQATISQSETSQIVTNLMQKVSQSSQDKASSSNQIAEAIHQTTEVAKDLESKVDQFRVN; translated from the coding sequence ATGACAACTCATCAAGATTTTCTCTCCCCCTCTAATAACCATGAGATCATAGATTTATCTTCTGAAAAAAGTTTTGAAGAAACTAATAATCAAACTTCAAATAAATCTATTAGAAAAGTTACTAAAATTATCGGAAATAGCTTACGAAGTCGATTATTGATGACAGTCTTACCTACTGTTTTAGTCCCTTTAGGGGTGGCTAGTTTAGTAGGATTTAAGATTATTCAACAAAAAGCACAGTCTGAAATTTTATCACAACTTCAACAAAATTTAATCCGTTCCCAAGACGAAGCAGAAACTTTCATTAAAGATAACTTTACTTTAACTGATTTAGTGGCAGCTAATCCTTTAGTAATTGATGAGTTACGATCCATTAATAATGATCCTGAAACACAAAAACTATCTTTAGTTCCCATCGAAACCTTAGAAAAGTCCTTTAATGAAACAAAATTATTAAAATCCAATCCTGCGATAAATACTTATCTTCAACAATTAGTAAAAACAGGGAAAATTGCTGAAGTTTTTATCACTAATAGTGATGGATTTAATGTGGCTTATAGTAACCCTACTTCTGACTTTGTACAACGAGATGAAAGTTGGTGGCAAACTGCCGAAAAAGAAGGGATTTCCGTTGATGATCCTGAGTACGATGACTCAGCAAAAGCAGTGGTTGTTGCATTAGCAGAAGCCATTAAAGATCCCAATACAGGGGATGTATTAGGGGTGATTAAAACCGGGGTATTGGCTGATAGATTAAATGAGAGATTAACAGATAACGTCAGTTCTAATTTAAGAGAAACTGAGGAGATACAAATCATTTCTTCTCAAGCCGGTATTCCTTTAAATACTGTTAATCAACAAGGGAGTGATTCTGAAGTTCAAACTATTATTGGAGGGGATAATCTTCTGACCTTTATTAAAGAAATTGTCAGTTTAAATAACAGTGAGTCAACCATCAATTCAGAAGAAATCAAAAATTTAGAACAACAGTATAATTTATTTGATTTAACCTTTAAAACTCTAGAGAATAGTGATAACAAGCAAAAGACCTTATTAGCTGAATTTAAACAAGACGGTAAAATTTTTAATTTATCAACCATTCCTGGGGTTGATTGGGTGGCAGTTGCTTCTATTAATCAATCTGAAATTGCAATGGCAGGTCAGGAATTATTAATTGTTTTTGCCATTACCGCCATAATTTTAGGGGGTTTAAGTGTTGGTTTAATTATTCTTTTAGCCCGTAATTTATCCAATCCTTTAACTAACTTAACCAATAAAGCGCAACAGGTAGCATCAGGAGATTTGAACGTTCAAGCAGAATTAGCAGGAACCTTTGAAATTAAAACCTTAGCTAATAGTTTTAATGACTTGGTTTTAAAAGTTAAAACCTTATTAAACCAGCAAGAATTAGCAACAGAAGAACAACGAGAACAACGAGAAAATATCGAAAACGCTATTATAACACTGGTGGACGAAATTGAAGGAGCAGCAGATGGGGATTTAACTGTAAGAGCAAGTTTAGACTCTCTAGAATTAAGTACCGTTGCTGACTTATTCAACTTAATTATTGAGAACTTAAAAGACATTGCTACAGAAGTAAAACAGTCTACTAATAAAGTAAGTCACTCCTTAGAAACTAACGAACATTCTATTAGAAAACTTGCCGAACAATCTATTCAAGACGTAGAAGAAATTCAAAAAACATTGACTTCTATTGAACAAATGTCTCAGTCGATCGAAGAAGTCACTAATAATGCTGCCCATGCTGCCCAAAGTTCTGAAGAAGCTTATCAAGAAGTACAAAAAGGCAGTAATGCGATGGAAACAACCGTAACCAGTATTCTTACGCTGAAAAACACCGTTAACGACACGGCGCAAAAAATGAAGCATCTAGGAGAGTCATCTCAGCGTATTTCTCAGGTGGTTGCTATCATCGAAGAGATTGCCCTCAAAACCAATTTACTCGCCATTAACGCCAGTGTAGAAGCCCGACGGGCAGGGGAACAAGGTCAAGGCTTCACCGTGGTTGCTGAACAAGTAGGGGCATTAGCGGAACAGTCTTCCAACGCAACTAAAGAAATTGGTCAAATTATTGCAGCAATTCAACGAGAAACCCAAGAGGTAGCGACTCAGATGGAAACGGGTACAACTCAGGTGGTTGATGCTTCCCGTTTAGTAGAGACAACTCAAGCTTATCTGACTAAAGCGAGTCAAAAATCTCAAGAAATTAATCAATTAATGCAGTCTATTTCTCAAGCAACCATTTCCCAAAGTGAAACCTCTCAAATAGTGACCAATTTGATGCAAAAAGTAAGTCAATCATCCCAAGATAAAGCCAGTTCTTCTAATCAAATTGCTGAAGCCATTCATCAAACAACAGAAGTAGCCAAAGACCTGGAGTCTAAGGTGGATCAGTTCCGTGTTAATTAA
- a CDS encoding hybrid sensor histidine kinase/response regulator, with amino-acid sequence MMETEQQVRLNFLEEAEAFLDSLESVLLQLSTVAVEIKQLDLALRAAHSLKGGASMMGFNILSQVAHRLEDFLKIIRVRHQHQLLKVEIETLLLQGLDALRQISEFHQQGQEINPIWLEKNVDPIFDQLTEYLGELQSEDEDALLSQEEEVNPALLMFENGVETLLEQLETQLTLLEPEQLYDELMSISEQLIEFGLMAEVNSFINLSQSVKEQLSLITIEEVFSFAKEALETWQRSHALIILGRLDNLPTILDFSPNSSVELNLLDELQGLENLENDPLKDISFSELASSMLGEETFNDLQEAFTQAIEEQKESSEESENSQNQSNIKQNQRNFRISGQQISAFNRLFEDLILERNSINFRVDQLKNFMTLMWQRMQSLEDSNTLLRRWYDAVSLNYKLPQLVNHSPQPVVANVTLSSFKTNLKENFDVMEMAQYTDLHLISQEQMETIVQLREVATDIDLGFKELTQSVSEFNQTTHFLYDNLIRSQMRPFGEITQRFPRVIRDLSVQFNKTVKLQLKGETTLIDSSVLNHINDPLIHLLRNAFDHGIEDKKTRLEAGKIIEGTITIEANNRGNQTIITVSDDGQGIDLSKISSRLISQGMSKEQVELLSEKELLNQIFEPGFSTAEKISELSGRGVGMDIVKTNLTEVRGEIAVNSKLGLGTTFTLTVPINLSVLRVMIVESKGMVFAIAADSIKGVIQHHPEENTVMWGDKLIPVLNLPEKFHFSRPNKPFTMTGTPMINRSIALIIEDGNTLRGVSVDRFWVEEDMTVRPIATPIPLPPGFNQSIIWGDGRVIPLIDLAEWVNSFDNHAQTINTIEDNSVVVEQTSTILIVDDSINVRRYLMIMLNKAGYQVEEAKDGQEAVDKLFNGLQVNAVISDLEMPRLDGYGVLEMVKQDTRFEQLPIIILTSRSQEKHRKLAMNLGASAYFSKPYTEQKLLDTLEELLMN; translated from the coding sequence ATGATGGAAACTGAACAGCAAGTACGTTTGAATTTTTTAGAAGAAGCCGAAGCTTTCTTAGACAGCTTAGAATCTGTTTTACTACAATTATCTACTGTAGCCGTCGAAATCAAACAACTGGACTTGGCTTTGCGTGCTGCCCATTCTCTTAAGGGAGGGGCTTCTATGATGGGGTTTAATATTTTAAGTCAAGTTGCCCATCGTTTAGAAGATTTCTTGAAAATTATCCGTGTTCGTCATCAACATCAATTACTAAAAGTTGAAATCGAAACCTTACTATTGCAAGGGTTAGATGCTTTGCGTCAAATTAGTGAGTTTCATCAGCAAGGACAAGAAATTAATCCTATTTGGTTAGAAAAAAATGTTGATCCCATTTTTGATCAGTTAACTGAATATTTAGGCGAGTTACAATCTGAAGATGAAGACGCTTTATTATCTCAAGAAGAAGAGGTTAACCCTGCTTTATTAATGTTTGAAAATGGAGTAGAAACCCTCCTTGAACAGTTAGAAACTCAGTTAACTTTATTAGAACCAGAACAATTATATGACGAATTAATGAGTATTTCAGAACAACTGATTGAGTTTGGTTTAATGGCCGAAGTTAACTCATTTATTAACTTATCCCAATCCGTTAAAGAACAATTATCATTGATTACCATTGAAGAGGTTTTTTCCTTTGCAAAAGAAGCCCTAGAAACTTGGCAGCGATCGCACGCTTTAATTATTCTAGGCCGTTTAGATAATCTTCCTACCATATTAGACTTTTCTCCTAATTCTTCAGTTGAATTAAATTTACTAGATGAATTACAAGGTTTAGAAAACTTAGAGAATGATCCCTTAAAAGATATATCTTTTAGCGAATTAGCATCTAGTATGTTAGGAGAAGAAACATTTAATGATTTGCAAGAAGCATTTACCCAAGCTATAGAAGAACAAAAAGAATCTTCTGAAGAATCAGAAAATAGTCAAAATCAATCAAATATAAAACAAAATCAAAGAAACTTTCGTATATCGGGTCAACAAATTTCTGCATTTAATCGCTTATTTGAAGACTTAATACTTGAAAGAAATAGTATTAATTTTAGAGTCGATCAACTTAAAAATTTTATGACCTTAATGTGGCAAAGAATGCAAAGCTTAGAAGATTCTAATACTTTGTTACGTCGCTGGTATGATGCCGTATCCTTGAATTACAAACTGCCTCAACTGGTTAATCATTCTCCTCAACCTGTTGTAGCAAATGTCACTTTATCTTCTTTTAAAACTAATTTAAAAGAAAATTTTGATGTCATGGAGATGGCACAATATACCGATTTACATTTAATTTCCCAAGAACAAATGGAAACCATTGTTCAATTACGAGAAGTAGCAACAGACATCGATTTAGGCTTTAAAGAACTTACTCAAAGTGTCAGCGAATTTAATCAGACAACCCACTTTTTGTATGATAATTTAATTCGTTCACAAATGCGTCCTTTCGGTGAGATTACACAACGGTTCCCTAGAGTAATTAGAGACTTATCAGTACAGTTTAATAAAACAGTAAAGTTACAACTAAAAGGAGAAACGACCTTAATTGATAGTTCAGTTTTGAACCATATAAATGATCCTTTGATTCATCTTTTACGAAATGCTTTTGATCATGGCATTGAAGATAAAAAAACTCGTTTAGAAGCAGGTAAAATTATAGAAGGAACGATTACGATAGAAGCTAATAATAGAGGCAATCAAACGATTATTACCGTAAGTGATGATGGTCAAGGAATTGATTTAAGTAAAATTTCTTCTCGTTTAATTTCTCAAGGAATGAGTAAAGAACAGGTTGAATTACTATCAGAAAAAGAATTACTCAATCAAATTTTTGAGCCAGGATTTAGTACCGCCGAGAAAATCAGCGAATTATCGGGTCGTGGCGTAGGAATGGATATTGTAAAGACGAATTTAACCGAAGTCCGTGGAGAAATAGCTGTAAATAGTAAATTAGGTTTAGGCACTACTTTTACCCTTACCGTTCCCATCAACCTATCCGTGTTGCGTGTCATGATAGTTGAAAGCAAAGGGATGGTCTTTGCGATCGCTGCTGACAGTATTAAAGGAGTTATTCAGCACCATCCCGAAGAAAATACAGTAATGTGGGGAGATAAACTGATTCCTGTCCTTAATTTACCCGAAAAATTTCACTTTTCTCGACCCAATAAACCCTTTACCATGACAGGGACTCCGATGATTAACCGCAGTATTGCCTTAATTATAGAAGACGGTAACACCCTGCGAGGCGTTTCTGTAGACCGTTTCTGGGTTGAGGAGGATATGACCGTTCGTCCCATTGCCACACCCATTCCTTTGCCTCCTGGCTTTAATCAGTCTATCATCTGGGGAGATGGTCGTGTGATTCCTCTGATTGATTTGGCGGAATGGGTTAACTCCTTTGATAATCATGCTCAAACAATAAACACTATAGAAGATAATTCTGTGGTTGTAGAACAAACATCCACCATTTTAATTGTAGATGATTCGATTAATGTCCGTCGCTATTTAATGATTATGTTGAACAAAGCAGGGTATCAAGTAGAAGAAGCAAAAGATGGTCAAGAAGCAGTGGATAAATTATTCAATGGGTTACAAGTCAACGCTGTAATTTCTGACTTAGAAATGCCTCGTTTGGATGGATATGGGGTCTTAGAAATGGTAAAACAAGATACCCGATTTGAACAATTACCAATTATTATATTAACTTCCCGTAGTCAAGAAAAACACCGTAAATTAGCCATGAATTTAGGAGCATCTGCTTACTTTTCTAAACCTTATACCGAACAAAAGTTATTAGATACTTTAGAAGAGTTATTAATGAATTAA
- the gshA gene encoding glutamate--cysteine ligase — MTRLCKGVEVEMYTGTSQGEIVGLSDRITKDLNGFVREPDTRNVEYTTAPLCCYDRLLCSLVRPRQRLREYLQKIGNYTIIPGSTLSLGDSQQFYRSDPINPYHSYIEHTYGADVVTASVHLNIGINDPELLMKACRLVRVEAPLYLALSASSPFLDGQVTGYHSTRWQIFPQTPQKVPLFESHRHFIQWTEEQLILKTMQNVRHLWTSVRPNGHNRPYHLNRLELRICDLIIDPIALLSVIALLESRLLQLIDDPTLDPLGGSQLSPETLLDIIHHNETEAAKHSLEAQLYHWRDGHKIDVTTWIEQIYQEVWPFAQKNGFSCFLSPVKKILRNGNLAQQWLRQYQLSHDIPSIITAEIQTIAQQEKMLEDKLCDALLVA, encoded by the coding sequence ATGACACGACTATGCAAAGGCGTTGAAGTGGAAATGTACACAGGTACATCCCAAGGAGAAATTGTGGGATTATCCGATCGCATTACTAAGGATCTTAACGGGTTTGTGCGAGAACCCGATACTCGTAATGTTGAATATACTACCGCCCCTTTGTGTTGTTACGATCGCCTCTTGTGTTCTCTGGTGCGTCCGAGACAGCGTTTAAGAGAATATTTACAAAAAATTGGTAATTACACCATCATCCCAGGGAGTACCCTCTCTTTAGGGGATAGTCAGCAATTTTATCGCTCCGATCCCATTAATCCTTATCATAGCTACATTGAACATACCTATGGTGCCGATGTGGTTACCGCTAGTGTCCATCTTAATATCGGCATTAATGATCCAGAATTATTAATGAAAGCCTGTCGTTTAGTACGGGTTGAAGCCCCTTTATATTTAGCTTTAAGTGCCTCTTCTCCTTTCTTGGATGGACAGGTAACAGGGTATCACTCCACTCGTTGGCAGATATTTCCTCAAACGCCTCAAAAGGTTCCTTTATTTGAGAGTCATCGTCATTTTATTCAGTGGACAGAAGAACAGTTAATACTCAAAACCATGCAAAATGTCCGTCATCTCTGGACATCGGTGCGCCCGAATGGTCATAATCGACCGTATCATCTTAATCGCTTAGAATTGAGAATTTGCGATTTAATTATTGATCCCATTGCTTTATTGTCCGTTATTGCCTTATTAGAATCTCGTCTTCTACAATTAATCGACGATCCCACTCTTGATCCCCTCGGTGGTAGTCAACTATCTCCTGAGACGCTACTGGATATCATCCATCACAATGAAACTGAAGCAGCCAAACACAGTTTAGAGGCACAACTTTATCATTGGCGAGATGGTCATAAGATTGATGTAACCACTTGGATAGAACAAATATATCAGGAAGTGTGGCCATTCGCCCAAAAAAATGGATTTAGTTGTTTTCTTTCTCCAGTGAAAAAGATTTTACGCAATGGTAACTTAGCTCAACAATGGTTAAGACAATATCAACTTTCTCACGATATCCCCTCAATTATCACCGCAGAAATCCAAACCATTGCCCAACAAGAAAAAATGTTAGAAGATAAACTCTGCGATGCTCTGTTAGTTGCTTAA
- a CDS encoding tRNA (cytidine(34)-2'-O)-methyltransferase, which yields MPRVVLVNPQIPPNTGNIARTCAATNTELHLVGPLGFELSDRYLKRAGLDYWPHVKLQYHLDLEQFQAYHQQQKGRLLGFSVRGKSCYGDCQFKEDDWLVFGSETEGLPPTFQDQCDQMLYIPMPHPEVRSLNLSVSVAIGLFEALRQLDHLH from the coding sequence ATGCCCAGAGTCGTTTTAGTTAATCCTCAAATTCCCCCAAATACAGGAAATATAGCCAGAACTTGTGCTGCTACCAATACAGAACTCCATCTGGTGGGTCCTTTAGGATTTGAATTAAGCGATCGCTATCTCAAACGAGCCGGACTCGATTATTGGCCCCATGTCAAGCTTCAGTATCACCTAGATTTAGAGCAATTTCAAGCCTACCATCAACAACAGAAAGGCAGATTACTGGGATTTAGTGTCAGAGGAAAATCCTGTTACGGAGATTGTCAGTTTAAAGAGGATGACTGGTTAGTGTTTGGCAGCGAAACCGAGGGACTTCCCCCTACATTCCAAGACCAATGTGATCAAATGCTTTATATTCCCATGCCTCACCCCGAAGTCAGAAGCCTGAACCTATCGGTCAGTGTCGCCATTGGGTTATTTGAAGCCTTAAGACAGTTAGATCACTTACATTAG
- a CDS encoding peptidoglycan DD-metalloendopeptidase family protein yields MSSCLADYTQARGSSSPEDSQNKLASSEKSRVRRSAAMIGLAISMGATGMLLSQDKAAMAANAVTANTAIPSLPNLSDLQTKDSRLAPLALKHKVEVGDTIAQLAYNYQVKPEAIAAINNLTIAAELKPGETIKIPSVKDSVEKITPKSSPETSPQNKNVGRKSVNTSLDHLRETRKRLQDSLAELKTEEARSTGEGETIADVSQPLKQSQEPATLAEIEKVEVAQAIEIPVFSPENEQETGAIKEEQEEYASLKGSILEENEPLDLPVVPSLEPQTTAKIEFNQPTPINVIPAKEETEPSESRQPIDLTTPEQTSFIPPRQPIVPTPTIRATEKSYRVRPGDTLNSIARRHGISTQELIRANRITNANLIRVNQTLMIPQQETIAKAQSTQRSTLPSVFEELRSQTQSSRSLLSSRETEQVEIQISTAQQSHTDKLKADIVSLQKDYGQPESEISLDQPRPRISNKTVVGEALNPEWASDRQAITSPQQAIEERLNTKKPELISAAPSDPSIYNNAFEIPVGTAVGPNLPGISNPDDYLPDAPMKFTGHIWPSKGVITSGFGRRWGRMHKGIDIAAPVGTPIMASAPGEVISAGWNSGGYGNLVKVRHPDGSVTLYAHNSRILVRRGQKVEQGQQIAEMGSTGYSTGPHLHYEIHPNGRGAQNPMAFLPKNR; encoded by the coding sequence ATGTCTTCTTGTCTGGCAGACTATACCCAAGCACGGGGATCATCTTCTCCAGAAGACTCTCAAAACAAACTAGCCTCAAGTGAAAAAAGTCGCGTTCGTCGTTCGGCAGCCATGATCGGCTTAGCTATTTCTATGGGCGCAACCGGAATGTTATTGAGCCAAGACAAAGCAGCAATGGCAGCTAATGCTGTAACGGCGAATACAGCTATTCCGAGTCTTCCAAATCTTTCTGATCTTCAAACTAAAGATAGTCGACTAGCTCCTTTAGCCCTTAAACATAAGGTAGAAGTGGGCGATACCATTGCTCAACTGGCATATAACTATCAAGTGAAACCAGAGGCGATCGCTGCAATCAATAATCTGACTATCGCAGCTGAACTCAAGCCAGGGGAAACCATCAAAATTCCTTCTGTAAAGGACTCAGTTGAGAAAATTACCCCCAAAAGCTCTCCAGAAACTAGCCCTCAAAATAAGAATGTTGGCAGAAAATCAGTCAACACCTCTCTTGATCACCTTAGAGAAACCCGTAAGCGTCTCCAAGATAGCTTAGCAGAACTCAAAACCGAAGAAGCGAGAAGCACTGGAGAAGGGGAAACCATCGCCGATGTTAGTCAACCCCTAAAGCAGTCGCAAGAGCCAGCAACTCTAGCTGAGATTGAAAAAGTTGAAGTAGCTCAAGCCATTGAGATTCCTGTATTCAGCCCTGAAAATGAACAGGAAACTGGGGCGATCAAGGAAGAACAAGAAGAATATGCTTCCCTAAAAGGGTCTATCTTGGAAGAGAATGAGCCATTAGACCTTCCTGTTGTTCCCTCTCTCGAACCACAAACCACCGCTAAGATCGAATTCAATCAACCCACTCCTATCAATGTCATTCCTGCAAAAGAGGAAACCGAACCCTCAGAAAGTCGTCAACCTATTGATTTGACAACCCCTGAGCAAACCTCTTTTATCCCCCCAAGACAACCGATTGTTCCGACACCAACCATCAGAGCCACTGAAAAAAGCTACCGTGTTCGTCCGGGTGACACCCTCAACAGTATTGCCCGTCGTCATGGGATCTCTACCCAAGAATTAATTCGCGCCAACAGAATTACCAATGCCAATTTAATTCGGGTTAATCAGACCTTGATGATTCCTCAACAAGAGACTATCGCTAAAGCTCAATCGACTCAACGAAGCACTTTACCCTCTGTATTTGAGGAGTTACGCTCGCAAACTCAGTCTTCTAGAAGCTTGCTTTCTAGCCGTGAAACTGAACAAGTCGAAATCCAAATTTCCACCGCTCAACAGTCCCATACAGACAAGTTAAAAGCTGATATCGTCAGTTTACAAAAAGATTACGGCCAACCAGAATCAGAGATTTCCCTAGATCAACCCCGTCCTCGAATCTCCAATAAAACCGTGGTAGGGGAGGCCTTAAACCCTGAATGGGCAAGCGATCGCCAAGCAATTACTTCACCTCAACAAGCGATCGAAGAACGGTTAAATACCAAAAAGCCCGAATTAATTAGTGCTGCACCTAGTGACCCCAGTATTTACAACAACGCCTTTGAGATCCCTGTCGGAACCGCTGTCGGTCCAAATCTTCCCGGAATATCTAACCCAGATGACTATCTTCCCGATGCTCCAATGAAATTTACTGGTCATATCTGGCCCAGTAAAGGGGTGATCACCTCTGGGTTTGGTCGTCGTTGGGGCAGAATGCACAAAGGCATTGATATCGCTGCTCCCGTGGGAACACCGATTATGGCTTCAGCCCCTGGTGAAGTGATCAGCGCAGGCTGGAATTCGGGCGGTTACGGCAATTTAGTTAAAGTTCGTCACCCTGATGGTAGCGTTACCTTATACGCTCACAACAGCCGTATTTTAGTGCGTCGTGGTCAAAAAGTAGAGCAGGGTCAGCAAATTGCTGAAATGGGTAGCACTGGTTATAGCACCGGTCCTCACCTTCATTATGAAATCCATCCCAACGGTAGAGGAGCCCAGAATCCCATGGCTTTTTTACCTAAGAATCGCTAA
- a CDS encoding tyrosine-type recombinase/integrase produces MAKVSVKSKGSHGTVGVESFRGKLRLRLPRHLYDGKQKYLSLGLDDTSENRQIAEAKKREIESDIAKDLVVNGTFDLTLAKYRPQTHLKLVQSIQVHHKTEEQVLLSDLWNKYTEFKSSQVEKTTLIRDYGKIAKRIAKLPTQDINEAVAIRDYLLKVYAPETAKRTLKQLNACCNWAMRSKLITSNPFDGMASDIKSKKTSKTSRKPFTQDERDVIIQAFEENIYCSKYSRVNHSYYAPYVKFLFLTGCRPEEAIALQWKHIEKNYINFCEAVATDLRIRKSTKTHESRHFPINRQLQAFLAEIKPENASNDDLVFPSTTGIEIDAHNFLNRIWKPVVEALVKEGKLKQYLPQYNCRHTFITMALEKGVTVVQVAKWVGNSPEIIMKHYAGTIRQVQVPEF; encoded by the coding sequence GTGGCTAAAGTATCGGTCAAAAGCAAAGGTTCTCATGGTACGGTTGGCGTTGAATCGTTTAGAGGTAAGTTACGTCTCAGATTACCTAGACATCTGTATGATGGTAAACAAAAATACTTATCGCTTGGTTTAGACGATACGTCAGAAAATCGTCAAATTGCTGAAGCTAAAAAAAGAGAAATCGAGTCAGATATAGCTAAAGATTTAGTCGTTAATGGTACTTTTGATCTAACTTTAGCTAAATATCGTCCACAGACTCATTTAAAACTTGTTCAGTCGATCCAGGTTCATCATAAAACGGAAGAACAGGTACTTTTAAGTGATTTGTGGAATAAATATACAGAATTTAAGAGTAGTCAGGTAGAAAAAACTACTTTAATTCGAGATTATGGAAAAATTGCTAAAAGAATCGCTAAATTACCGACACAAGATATTAACGAGGCGGTTGCAATTAGAGATTATCTATTGAAAGTTTATGCTCCTGAAACAGCTAAAAGAACATTAAAGCAGTTAAACGCTTGTTGTAATTGGGCGATGCGTTCTAAACTCATTACATCTAATCCGTTTGATGGAATGGCAAGCGACATTAAGAGTAAGAAAACTAGCAAAACATCTAGAAAACCATTTACACAGGATGAAAGAGATGTAATTATTCAAGCTTTTGAAGAAAATATCTACTGTTCCAAGTATTCTCGTGTTAATCACTCTTATTATGCACCCTATGTTAAGTTTCTGTTTTTAACGGGATGCAGACCAGAAGAAGCGATCGCATTACAGTGGAAACATATTGAGAAAAATTACATTAACTTTTGTGAGGCAGTGGCGACGGATTTAAGAATTCGTAAATCTACCAAAACTCATGAATCACGCCATTTTCCGATTAATCGACAATTACAAGCTTTTTTAGCTGAAATTAAACCTGAAAATGCTTCTAATGATGACTTAGTATTTCCTAGTACAACAGGAATTGAAATAGATGCTCATAACTTTCTCAATCGTATTTGGAAACCAGTAGTAGAAGCATTAGTCAAGGAAGGTAAGCTTAAGCAGTATTTACCCCAATATAATTGCCGACACACTTTTATAACGATGGCACTAGAGAAAGGTGTAACAGTGGTGCAAGTCGCTAAATGGGTGGGGAATAGTCCAGAAATTATAATGAAGCATTATGCAGGTACGATTCGACAGGTACAAGTGCCAGAATTTTAA